One Arthrobacter sp. FW306-07-I genomic window carries:
- a CDS encoding DsbA family protein, whose amino-acid sequence MLSPQVPARDTPRLIRRVIWIAMAVIVLGGVAWYALFTATKPPQSASPAAGQEQLVRADSHRLTAPPEEKAQLVEFLDFECPSCGAVHPFVEELKAEFGDRITFVNRYFPLSAHPNSGQAALAVEAAAQQGQYRQMANKLFEHQSQWAGNQQSQAPLFRTYAQELGLNIAEFDAAVANSETEDRILADIADGNALGVNGTPTFFLNGEKLTLSTKADFRQKLADAAK is encoded by the coding sequence ATGCTCTCCCCCCAGGTTCCCGCCCGTGATACCCCGCGCCTTATCCGGAGAGTCATCTGGATCGCAATGGCTGTCATCGTCTTGGGCGGGGTGGCCTGGTATGCCCTTTTCACTGCCACCAAGCCCCCGCAGTCCGCATCCCCGGCAGCGGGCCAGGAACAACTCGTGCGCGCGGACAGCCACCGGCTCACCGCACCCCCCGAGGAAAAGGCGCAGCTGGTGGAGTTCCTCGACTTCGAGTGCCCCTCCTGCGGGGCCGTGCACCCCTTTGTGGAGGAGCTCAAAGCGGAGTTCGGGGACAGGATCACGTTCGTCAACAGGTACTTTCCGCTGTCCGCCCACCCCAACTCCGGCCAGGCAGCGCTTGCTGTGGAGGCGGCCGCACAACAGGGCCAGTACCGGCAGATGGCAAACAAGCTGTTCGAACACCAGTCCCAATGGGCCGGAAACCAACAATCCCAGGCGCCCCTGTTCCGCACCTACGCGCAGGAGTTGGGGCTCAACATCGCGGAGTTCGATGCCGCCGTCGCCAACTCCGAAACCGAAGACCGCATCCTGGCCGATATCGCCGACGGCAATGCCCTTGGTGTCAACGGCACGCCCACCTTCTTCCTCAACGGGGAGAAGCTGACGCTAAGCACCAAAGCGGATTTCCGGCAGAAGCTGGCCGACGCCGCCAAATAA
- a CDS encoding PHP domain-containing protein, translating to MDAVAALNEIAFWLERGRAATFKVQAFRKAAAAINPLGPDEVALRARTGRLKSMKGIGDRTYAVIREAVDGQVPGYLADLREKGTQPLASGGADLRAALRGDLHSHSEWSDGGSPIELMVAAAEVLGREYLALTDHSPNLTIANGLSPERLVDQLDVVAGINSNGGATRLLTGIEVDILESGELDQEPELLDRLDIVVASVHSKLRADRKTMTTRMLGGIQDPQTNILGHCTGRLVEGSRGTRPPSDFDAKEVFAACAEHDVAVEINSRPERQDPPDALIQLALEAGCLFSIDSDAHAPGQLDFLQYGAERAARNNVPPERIITTWPVDKLLAWAGGQ from the coding sequence ATGGATGCCGTCGCAGCGCTCAACGAGATTGCTTTCTGGCTGGAGCGCGGACGCGCCGCCACCTTCAAGGTCCAGGCCTTCCGCAAGGCGGCAGCTGCCATCAACCCCCTTGGCCCTGACGAAGTGGCATTGCGGGCCCGCACCGGCCGACTCAAGTCCATGAAGGGAATCGGCGACCGGACCTACGCTGTCATCCGGGAGGCCGTGGACGGGCAAGTGCCCGGCTACCTGGCAGACCTCAGGGAGAAGGGCACCCAGCCGTTGGCATCCGGTGGGGCAGACCTCCGGGCGGCGCTGCGTGGCGACCTGCACAGCCACAGCGAATGGTCCGACGGCGGCTCCCCCATTGAGCTGATGGTGGCTGCTGCGGAGGTGCTGGGCAGGGAGTACCTGGCCCTGACCGACCACTCCCCCAACCTCACCATCGCCAATGGACTGTCGCCCGAGCGCCTGGTGGACCAACTGGACGTAGTGGCGGGCATCAACAGCAACGGCGGGGCCACCCGGCTCCTGACCGGGATCGAAGTGGACATCCTGGAGTCCGGCGAGCTCGACCAGGAGCCGGAACTGCTGGACCGCCTGGACATCGTGGTGGCCAGCGTCCACTCAAAGCTGCGCGCCGACCGGAAAACCATGACCACCCGGATGCTCGGCGGCATCCAGGACCCGCAGACCAACATCCTGGGCCACTGCACCGGGCGGCTCGTCGAGGGCTCGCGCGGAACCCGGCCGCCGTCGGACTTCGACGCCAAGGAAGTGTTCGCAGCGTGCGCGGAACACGACGTGGCCGTCGAGATCAATTCCCGCCCGGAGCGGCAGGACCCACCGGACGCCCTGATCCAGTTGGCGCTGGAGGCAGGCTGCCTGTTCTCCATCGACAGTGATGCCCATGCGCCGGGGCAACTGGACTTCCTGCAGTACGGCGCGGAGCGGGCAGCCCGCAACAACGTGCCGCCCGAACGGATCATCACCACCTGGCCGGTGGATAAGCTGCTCGCCTGGGCTGGCGGACAGTAG
- a CDS encoding Asp23/Gls24 family envelope stress response protein, translated as MEYQNPQPVVPSRPAASPAPGPGRTVISETAVAKVAGIAARAVPGVYSLGSGPSRALGAIRDAVGSSDHAAGVRAEVGETQVAVDITLVASYGTPLHSLANAVRAAVYRAVEELVGLQVIEVNVEIADVYVPPPVKTTPPATAEREALL; from the coding sequence ATGGAATACCAGAACCCACAACCCGTGGTGCCAAGCCGTCCCGCCGCAAGCCCGGCCCCGGGCCCCGGACGGACCGTCATCTCCGAGACTGCGGTGGCCAAGGTCGCAGGAATCGCCGCGCGGGCAGTTCCGGGCGTCTATTCCCTTGGGTCGGGTCCGTCCCGTGCCCTGGGCGCCATCCGCGACGCCGTCGGAAGCTCCGACCACGCCGCCGGTGTCCGTGCTGAAGTGGGCGAAACCCAGGTAGCAGTGGACATCACCCTGGTGGCAAGCTATGGAACACCCCTGCACTCACTGGCCAATGCGGTCCGCGCCGCTGTCTACCGCGCCGTCGAGGAACTGGTGGGCCTGCAGGTCATCGAGGTTAACGTGGAAATAGCGGACGTCTACGTGCCCCCGCCCGTCAAAACCACCCCGCCCGCAACGGCCGAACGGGAGGCACTGCTGTGA
- a CDS encoding ABC transporter substrate-binding protein, whose product MKTPRFLLPAATAGILALTLSACGGGGGGGTTGGGGSDADANLDGRGPITYVQGKDNSNVVRPLVDKWNAAHPNEKVTFKEQTDQADQQHDDLVQHFQAKQSDYDVVDVDVIWTAEFAAKGWLQPLKDKMAIDTSAMLKPTVESGTYKGTLYAAPQTSDGGILYYRKDLVPTPPKTWDEMMSMCSIAKQNNIGCYAGQFSKYEGLTVNASEAINSAGGSVLNKDGKPNLNTPEAKAGLENLAKAYADGNIPKEAITYKEEDSRQAFQSGKLLFLRNWPYAFNLITTEGSSAVKDKTGLAALPGKDGPGASSLGGHNLAVSVYSKNKATALDFLKFMTSEETEKFYATQGSLAPVLGSLYEDKELVAKLPYLPVLKTSIENAVPRPVTPFYPAVTKAIQDNAYPAIKGEKSVESALSDMQKSIESAGAGS is encoded by the coding sequence ATGAAAACCCCGAGATTCCTGCTTCCGGCTGCCACGGCCGGCATTCTGGCCCTTACGTTGTCCGCCTGCGGCGGCGGAGGTGGAGGGGGCACCACGGGCGGTGGAGGCAGTGACGCTGACGCCAACCTCGACGGCCGCGGGCCCATCACCTACGTCCAGGGCAAGGACAACAGCAACGTGGTCCGTCCCTTGGTCGATAAGTGGAACGCCGCGCACCCGAACGAAAAGGTCACGTTCAAGGAACAGACCGACCAGGCCGACCAGCAGCACGACGACCTCGTCCAGCACTTCCAGGCAAAGCAGTCCGACTACGACGTTGTGGATGTGGATGTTATCTGGACCGCGGAGTTTGCGGCCAAGGGTTGGCTGCAGCCGCTGAAGGACAAGATGGCGATTGACACCAGCGCCATGCTCAAGCCAACCGTGGAGAGCGGAACCTACAAGGGCACCCTGTACGCTGCCCCGCAGACCTCTGACGGTGGCATCCTCTACTACCGCAAGGACCTCGTTCCCACCCCGCCCAAAACGTGGGACGAGATGATGAGCATGTGCTCCATCGCCAAGCAGAACAACATCGGCTGCTACGCCGGCCAGTTCAGCAAGTACGAGGGTCTCACCGTAAACGCCTCCGAGGCCATCAACTCGGCCGGCGGCTCCGTCCTCAACAAGGATGGCAAGCCCAACCTGAACACCCCCGAGGCCAAAGCCGGCCTGGAAAACCTGGCGAAGGCCTACGCCGATGGCAACATCCCCAAGGAAGCCATCACCTACAAGGAAGAGGACAGCCGGCAGGCCTTCCAGAGCGGAAAGCTCCTGTTCCTGCGCAACTGGCCCTACGCCTTCAACCTGATCACCACTGAAGGCTCGTCCGCAGTGAAGGACAAGACGGGCCTGGCCGCCCTGCCCGGCAAGGACGGCCCCGGTGCCTCCTCGCTTGGCGGACACAACCTCGCCGTCAGCGTCTACTCCAAGAACAAGGCCACCGCGCTGGACTTCCTGAAGTTCATGACCTCCGAGGAAACTGAGAAGTTCTACGCTACCCAGGGTTCGCTGGCTCCGGTGCTTGGTTCGCTCTATGAGGACAAGGAACTGGTTGCCAAGCTGCCCTACCTGCCGGTCCTGAAGACGTCCATCGAGAACGCCGTGCCGCGTCCCGTAACACCGTTCTACCCGGCGGTCACCAAAGCAATCCAAGACAACGCATACCCGGCAATCAAGGGAGAAAAGTCAGTGGAAAGCGCACTCTCTGACATGCAGAAGTCCATCGAATCCGCTGGTGCGGGATCGTAG
- a CDS encoding carbohydrate ABC transporter permease: MATELGPTPVKSPASGGTPVHHAPKGVGEDNRIASQGRWASWLLAPTIVALAVVIVYPIISAIVMSFQKDAGLDPATGLFTQGGPAGIQNYVNWLAQQCAAPNGGTVACPPGTLGGQFWSATATTFFFTVVTVALETVLGFWMAMIMARTFRGRSLVRAAVLVPWAIPTAVTAKLWFFIFAFEGIANKLFNTTILWTGSEWPAKWAVIIADVWKTTPFMALLILAGLQMIPAEVYEAAKVDGATAWQRFRLITLPLVKPALMVAILFRTLDALRMFDLPYILTGGANNTTTLSILVINQIRQGFNSAAALSTITFIIIFLVAFIFVRFLGANVVEQSGATGKGKK, translated from the coding sequence ATGGCAACCGAACTAGGCCCGACGCCGGTCAAGTCACCGGCGTCGGGCGGTACCCCCGTCCATCACGCCCCCAAAGGCGTAGGGGAGGACAACAGGATCGCAAGCCAGGGGCGCTGGGCTTCCTGGCTGCTCGCCCCCACCATCGTGGCCCTCGCGGTGGTGATTGTTTACCCGATCATCAGCGCCATCGTCATGTCCTTCCAGAAGGACGCCGGCCTGGACCCCGCTACCGGCCTCTTCACCCAGGGCGGCCCGGCAGGCATCCAGAACTACGTGAACTGGCTGGCGCAGCAGTGTGCAGCACCAAACGGCGGAACCGTCGCCTGTCCCCCCGGCACCTTGGGCGGCCAGTTCTGGTCTGCCACGGCCACTACCTTCTTCTTCACGGTAGTGACGGTGGCACTGGAGACTGTCCTGGGCTTCTGGATGGCCATGATCATGGCCCGGACGTTCCGCGGACGCAGCCTGGTCCGTGCAGCCGTCCTGGTGCCCTGGGCCATCCCCACCGCCGTTACGGCCAAGCTTTGGTTCTTCATCTTCGCGTTCGAAGGCATCGCCAACAAGCTGTTCAACACCACCATCCTGTGGACGGGCAGCGAGTGGCCGGCCAAATGGGCCGTGATCATTGCGGACGTCTGGAAGACCACGCCGTTCATGGCGCTGCTGATCCTCGCCGGTCTCCAAATGATTCCGGCGGAAGTCTATGAAGCCGCCAAAGTGGACGGCGCCACTGCCTGGCAGCGGTTCCGGCTGATCACCCTGCCGCTGGTAAAGCCGGCGCTGATGGTGGCCATCCTGTTCCGTACCTTGGATGCGCTGCGCATGTTCGACCTGCCCTACATCCTCACCGGCGGCGCGAACAATACGACCACCTTGTCCATCCTGGTGATTAACCAGATCAGGCAAGGCTTCAACTCGGCAGCTGCACTGTCCACCATTACCTTCATCATCATCTTCCTCGTCGCCTTCATCTTCGTTCGCTTCCTCGGGGCGAACGTGGTTGAACAGAGCGGCGCCACAGGAAAGGGGAAGAAATGA